One stretch of Pedobacter riviphilus DNA includes these proteins:
- a CDS encoding SusC/RagA family TonB-linked outer membrane protein has protein sequence MRRKLFLISFLMLYLAQGIYAQDRTISGTVVGKDDGLPLPGVTVSAKGSKVGTTTGASGTFRLVVPNSTTELIFSFLGYSTQTVAISTTEMKVSLAADSRQLSEVVVTGVGTATDKRKIGVDVATLSSKNFAKSVVTGSVEQALQGQIAGAVIRTGSGQPGNGASIILRGINTLGSTYPMILVDGVEVSDLNGLDPTLVERVEVVKGAAAGMLYGAQGGNGVIQVFTKKGSKGTAPTVNLSSKFSSDQIITGDNLMAKYHHYVTDAQGYILDNNGVRIARGTDGKYTEPALLSGPTILNNKPYVETVYDHLKQAYRTASTYNNNLSISGGGEKSDYSINVSRLDQQNVMNNKLARNTAGINLGVELFKNFTLRSISQAVIENENLISGNRFPLLNSYQFIDFTYRDALGNLIVQPKEENQSNSLAENDWHVRKDKSTRFVQSLNLNYKFPKFVELDYKAGLDYYALNNLDYYKNQTSTGQDLYFGTREGSYEQSNTRNTKFNSIGSVFFRTDFEKDFNSKLPITTSTQVSYDVRKEAYNYFNGKGVGLPPYPPYNINVATTKTSTGNSNEFLSYGLLFNQSIDWGTLAGISAGVRSDYSSEFGAGGKAFTFPRGTAYFNPSDLLKLSWLPQWKVRAAYGEAGIQPGRYARQVTLDAGTLGDGSYLTLPGTASNPFLRVQTSKEFEAGTDFVLTNNNKAWVNRVAITATYWKRESGDVIQAADLSPSTGYVAINDNLMSLKSKGYELSADATMLQKKNLTWNFGVRFAHSQTMVDKIANGQDVVSGNFALKAGERFGIFYGQVPLSSVDQLKPNGSRYIAAANVGDYELVNGFVTNKTTKQVVVTGSDDKKNMGDPTPKFTMSFINSFNIYQDLSLSFQFDWNYGNKVYNLTRQWLYRDQLAADFDKEVTINGQTGAFTSYYGSLYNSTNPISWFAESGSFLRLRDLSLTYNLRNALNIKWAKTVSVTASARNILTITKYSGLDPESSSTGTLDRGVDSFGFPNLKSYQFGVNIGF, from the coding sequence ATGAGGAGAAAATTATTCTTAATTTCTTTCCTAATGCTATACCTTGCTCAAGGTATTTATGCGCAGGATCGTACAATTTCAGGAACAGTAGTGGGAAAAGACGACGGTTTGCCGCTCCCGGGGGTTACAGTTTCAGCCAAAGGCTCAAAAGTCGGAACAACCACTGGAGCTAGCGGTACTTTCAGACTTGTCGTACCAAATAGCACTACGGAATTAATATTTAGCTTTTTAGGCTATTCTACCCAAACCGTAGCAATCAGTACTACGGAGATGAAGGTTTCGCTGGCTGCAGATTCCAGACAGTTATCTGAAGTTGTTGTAACCGGTGTGGGTACAGCAACTGACAAAAGAAAAATCGGGGTAGACGTTGCAACCTTATCGTCAAAGAATTTTGCCAAAAGTGTTGTTACAGGCTCAGTAGAACAAGCGCTACAGGGGCAGATTGCAGGAGCTGTTATCCGTACAGGTTCCGGCCAGCCAGGGAATGGAGCATCAATTATCCTTAGGGGCATTAATACTTTAGGAAGCACCTATCCCATGATCTTGGTCGATGGAGTTGAGGTATCTGATTTAAATGGTTTAGATCCAACTTTAGTTGAAAGGGTTGAGGTTGTTAAGGGTGCTGCGGCAGGTATGCTTTACGGTGCCCAGGGTGGAAATGGTGTAATTCAGGTCTTTACTAAAAAAGGATCAAAAGGTACTGCGCCTACTGTTAACCTTAGTTCTAAATTCAGTAGCGATCAAATTATAACCGGAGATAACCTTATGGCCAAGTATCATCATTATGTTACCGATGCTCAAGGCTATATCCTGGACAACAATGGCGTAAGGATTGCAAGGGGTACAGATGGAAAATACACAGAGCCTGCTTTATTATCAGGGCCTACTATATTAAACAATAAACCATATGTAGAAACGGTATATGACCACCTTAAACAGGCTTACAGAACTGCTTCAACATATAACAATAATTTAAGTATTTCAGGGGGAGGAGAAAAATCCGATTATTCTATCAATGTATCCAGATTAGACCAGCAAAACGTAATGAACAACAAACTTGCCAGAAATACCGCTGGTATAAACCTAGGCGTAGAGTTGTTCAAAAATTTCACATTACGTTCTATCTCACAGGCTGTAATCGAAAATGAAAATCTGATTTCAGGTAACCGTTTTCCACTTTTAAACTCTTATCAGTTTATCGATTTCACCTACAGGGATGCCTTGGGCAATTTAATTGTTCAGCCTAAAGAAGAAAATCAGAGCAACTCTTTGGCCGAAAACGATTGGCATGTAAGAAAAGATAAGTCTACCCGTTTTGTGCAGAGTTTAAATCTGAATTATAAGTTTCCAAAATTTGTAGAACTGGATTACAAAGCGGGTTTAGATTATTATGCACTGAACAATCTTGATTATTATAAAAATCAGACTTCTACCGGTCAGGATTTATATTTTGGTACCAGAGAGGGTTCTTACGAGCAGAGTAATACAAGAAACACCAAATTCAATTCAATAGGCTCGGTGTTTTTCAGAACCGATTTTGAAAAAGATTTCAATTCTAAATTACCAATTACCACCTCAACACAGGTTTCCTATGATGTTAGGAAGGAGGCTTATAATTATTTTAACGGCAAAGGCGTCGGTTTACCTCCTTATCCTCCATACAACATTAATGTTGCAACTACTAAAACCTCAACAGGTAATTCAAACGAGTTTTTAAGTTATGGTCTGTTGTTTAACCAAAGTATCGACTGGGGTACCTTGGCTGGTATCTCTGCAGGTGTAAGATCTGATTATTCATCAGAGTTTGGTGCAGGTGGTAAAGCTTTTACCTTTCCAAGGGGAACAGCTTATTTTAACCCTTCAGATTTATTGAAGTTATCATGGTTGCCCCAATGGAAAGTCCGTGCAGCATACGGTGAAGCTGGTATTCAACCCGGAAGATATGCTCGTCAGGTTACTTTGGACGCAGGTACTTTAGGCGATGGCAGCTATTTAACGCTGCCGGGAACGGCCAGTAATCCTTTTTTACGTGTACAAACATCAAAAGAGTTTGAAGCGGGAACAGATTTCGTGTTGACAAATAATAATAAAGCTTGGGTAAATCGCGTAGCAATTACCGCAACATACTGGAAGAGAGAAAGTGGCGATGTTATTCAAGCTGCCGATCTATCACCATCTACAGGCTATGTTGCTATCAACGATAACCTAATGTCATTAAAATCTAAAGGTTATGAATTGAGTGCCGATGCAACAATGCTCCAGAAAAAGAATTTAACCTGGAATTTTGGGGTTCGTTTTGCGCATTCTCAGACTATGGTTGATAAAATTGCAAACGGTCAGGATGTTGTTTCAGGCAATTTTGCATTAAAAGCAGGAGAACGTTTTGGTATTTTTTATGGACAGGTCCCACTTTCCTCTGTTGACCAGTTAAAGCCTAATGGTTCACGTTATATTGCAGCAGCAAATGTTGGCGATTATGAACTGGTAAACGGTTTTGTAACCAATAAAACAACTAAACAAGTTGTGGTGACCGGCAGTGACGATAAGAAAAATATGGGTGACCCGACTCCCAAATTCACAATGTCATTTATCAATAGCTTCAATATCTATCAGGATTTGAGTCTGTCATTTCAGTTTGACTGGAATTATGGCAATAAGGTCTACAATTTAACCCGTCAATGGTTATACAGGGACCAACTTGCTGCCGATTTTGACAAAGAAGTTACCATCAATGGTCAAACAGGTGCATTTACATCTTATTATGGCAGTTTGTATAATTCAACAAACCCAATTAGCTGGTTTGCAGAAAGCGGTTCATTTCTTCGTTTAAGGGATTTATCGTTAACATATAACCTTCGCAATGCCTTAAATATCAAATGGGCCAAAACAGTCTCGGTAACGGCCTCAGCGAGAAATATTTTAACAATTACCAAATACAGCGGATTAGATCCAGAATCCAGCAGTACCGGAACATTGGACAGGGGTGTAGACAGCTTTGGTTTCCCCAACTTAAAATCATATCAATTTGGTGTTAACATTGGCTTTTAA
- a CDS encoding RagB/SusD family nutrient uptake outer membrane protein yields MKKIISIFILVVFMSSCQKTDLELINPNSPTPDASLTVEDGILAFSKGLYVKGLGANFVIAWSLHSFMGDELYSPYGNWGWRWAEQVTAITLPNGTVLKNPIGPEQKPQLQSTNSRTAGDLNVFKYEWESMNLLNASCNLLLASIDKPETKFTGDAAAKKATLRAWAYWWKGYAYSHIGSMYVSGIVNNNSDGTTNGDYITRDAIIAEATSNFDKCIVQLNAITAANIDAYNSTIDAVIPDFAARSARITPDMWKRQINSYKARNLMANKKVASMTATDWAAVTTLANAGMLATDNNFRIGMDPNGTNDLSGAFYHPFALLGLGAQFTFVSERLIQEFDADDARLAANFYLLTSPNLRNDRGFNFGTRYGAVPIESGGKFATSDNRGFMEIGATYEETRLDIAEANIRTGSVEAGLTIIDQIRAYQGANVATTAGRGLTQADAIVILKRERRVALFQRGTAFYDARRWGVTQPAASGGGRAAANVLIQGSTLGTTGSQIRSCFIDYNFMDYFDIPLNELDFNPPAPGSAPVKQ; encoded by the coding sequence ATGAAAAAAATTATAAGCATATTTATATTGGTCGTTTTTATGAGCAGTTGTCAGAAAACGGACCTGGAACTTATTAATCCTAACTCGCCGACTCCTGACGCTTCACTTACGGTTGAAGATGGAATATTAGCCTTCTCTAAAGGATTATATGTTAAAGGGCTTGGTGCCAATTTCGTTATTGCATGGTCCCTACACAGCTTTATGGGTGATGAACTTTATTCTCCCTACGGAAACTGGGGCTGGAGATGGGCGGAACAGGTTACTGCCATTACTTTACCTAATGGCACAGTATTAAAAAATCCGATCGGACCGGAACAAAAACCACAGTTGCAGAGCACAAATAGCAGAACAGCTGGTGATTTAAATGTATTTAAATATGAATGGGAATCAATGAATTTGTTAAATGCAAGTTGTAATTTATTACTTGCATCAATCGATAAGCCAGAAACAAAATTTACCGGAGATGCTGCAGCTAAAAAAGCAACTTTAAGGGCTTGGGCTTATTGGTGGAAGGGTTACGCTTATTCTCACATTGGCTCAATGTATGTTTCGGGCATAGTCAACAATAATTCTGACGGAACAACAAACGGTGACTATATAACCCGTGATGCGATAATAGCTGAAGCAACAAGCAATTTTGATAAATGCATCGTACAACTGAATGCAATTACTGCAGCAAATATTGATGCATACAACTCTACCATTGACGCAGTTATCCCTGATTTTGCTGCCCGTTCTGCAAGGATTACGCCCGATATGTGGAAAAGACAGATCAATAGCTACAAAGCCCGCAACCTCATGGCTAATAAAAAAGTAGCCTCTATGACTGCCACAGATTGGGCTGCAGTTACAACTTTGGCCAATGCAGGTATGTTGGCTACAGATAATAACTTCAGGATAGGTATGGATCCGAACGGCACGAATGATCTTTCTGGTGCGTTTTACCATCCTTTTGCATTATTGGGATTAGGTGCTCAGTTTACCTTTGTAAGCGAGAGGTTGATACAGGAGTTTGATGCAGATGATGCAAGGTTAGCCGCAAACTTTTATCTGCTTACCTCACCTAACTTAAGAAACGACAGAGGTTTTAATTTTGGCACCAGATATGGCGCTGTTCCGATCGAATCGGGAGGTAAATTTGCCACCAGTGATAACCGCGGATTTATGGAGATCGGCGCAACTTATGAAGAAACCCGTTTGGATATTGCCGAAGCAAATATAAGAACGGGTTCTGTAGAGGCAGGGTTAACGATTATTGACCAGATCCGGGCTTACCAAGGGGCAAATGTTGCAACAACTGCAGGAAGAGGCTTAACTCAGGCTGATGCAATAGTAATTTTAAAACGCGAACGCAGGGTTGCGCTTTTTCAACGCGGAACGGCTTTCTATGATGCAAGAAGATGGGGCGTTACACAGCCTGCGGCTTCAGGCGGTGGACGTGCTGCGGCCAATGTGCTAATTCAGGGCTCAACGCTGGGCACTACAGGATCTCAGATTAGAAGTTGCTTTATTGATTATAATTTCATGGATTATTTTGATATTCCACTAAACGAATTAGACTTTAACCCACCAGCACCAGGATCTGCTCCGGTTAAGCAATGA